In Hyla sarda isolate aHylSar1 chromosome 12, aHylSar1.hap1, whole genome shotgun sequence, a genomic segment contains:
- the LOC130296275 gene encoding keratin, type I cytoskeletal 19-like, with amino-acid sequence MSYNIKNSSCKVIPGIGYYLKERSHFTSFHGNFHKSYNIHNGGYYKDPKVHRSKRVTFSMQSSTGQGQEIKLDGQSYGRHLVSRDHSIKKNTGLFSINEKETMQHLNQRLSTYLEKVNSLEQENADLERKICEWHENNAPKSLPDSSHYFRTIQELQNQVSSTTLQNARIFNHISNAKLATDDLGTKYEMEHNLRSSVEADIALLRRVLKELNKQKQYLETEVQCLQEDIIQIDNQHEEEVSYLQSQLGSRVNVALNAAPSVDLTQALSEIQEQYENLMARNLKEVESIFLNRSAELNSEMPSGTMQIVSFKNEVVNLKHSVQTLEIELKSQLKLKSALEGTLMEVQDTYGSQLARIQGLIDNLEKQMSQIQSDLNRHISNYQQLMDHKSLLKMEIATYKQLLDGPDAKFSSLYISLNKDGTLSNGYSQLIKVTTVRSVRVLLIYKYCCYTMVLQVRCPQKIDQDERLPQR; translated from the exons ATGAGTTACAATATTAAAAATTCCTCTTGTAAGGTCATCCCGGGCATTGGTTATTATCTTAAGGAACGGAGCCATTTTACTTCATTTCATGGAAATTTTCATAAATCCTATAATATACATAATGGAGGCTACTACAAAGATCCTAAAGTTCACCGAAGCAAGAGAGTTACTTTCTCCATGCAGTCTTCTACTGGTCAAGGACAAGAGATAAAACTGGATGGTCAAAGCTATGGAAGGCACTTAGTATCGCGAGACCACAGTATTAAGAAGAACACCGGTTTGTTCAGTATTAATGAGAAGGAAACCATGCAACATCTCAACCAGCGCCTGTCAACATATCTGGAGAAGGTGAACTCTCTGGAACAGGAGAACGCAGACCTGGAGAGGAAGATCTGTGAGTGGCATGAAAACAACGCCCCCAAATCACTACCAGATTCCAGCCATTATTTTAGAACCATTCAAGAGCTACAGAATCAG GTCTCCTCAACTACTTTGCAGAATGCTCGGATTTTTAATCACATAAGCAATGCCAAACTGGCTACAGATGACTTAGGGACCAA GTATGAAATGGAACATAACTTAAGAAGTAGCGTTGAGGCAGATATTGCTTTGCTTAGAAGAGTCCTTAAGGAACTCAACAAGCAAAAACAATACTTGGAAACTGAAGTTCAGTGTCTCCAGGAAGATATTATCCAAATTGACAACCAGCATGAAGAG GAAGTAAGTTATCTACAATCACAATTGGGATCTCGGGTCAATGTGGCCCTGAATGCTGCGCCATCGGTCGATCTGACCCAAGCATTGTCTGAAATTCAAGAGCAATATGAGAACCTTATGGCCAGGAACCTGAAGGAAGTGGAAAGCATCTTTCTCAATAGG AGTGCAGAACTAAACAGTGAGATGCCATCTGGGACCATGCAAATTGTGTCATTCAAGAATGAGGTCGTAAATCTCAAACATTCTGTGCAGACCCTGGAGATTGAGTTAAAAAGTCAACTGAAATTG aaATCAGCATTGGAGGGTACATTGATGGAAGTCCAGGACACATATGGATCCCAGCTTGCTCGGATACAAGGCCTGATCGATAATTTAGAAAAACAGATGTCACAAATCCAATCAGACCTAAATAGACACATTTCTAACTACCAGCAACTCATGGACCACAAGTCTCTCCTGAAGATGGAGATTGCTACCTATAAGCAGCTTCTAGATGGTCCTGATGCCAA GTTCTCATCTCTCTACATTTCATTGAATAAAGATG GGACACTTTCTAATGGATATTCCCAAT